One Pithys albifrons albifrons isolate INPA30051 chromosome 17, PitAlb_v1, whole genome shotgun sequence genomic window carries:
- the TMEM119 gene encoding transmembrane protein 119 isoform X2, with protein MRSLCPIPGMMGWAPRLLLLALLAAAPAHSAAPRHPPVLPDTGGSGDGDEASATPPAPPVTPRLGPTVGDIAGTTVTNSSAPGVLDGLVDFFKEYLLLVVVVGSLSFVLLFIICAAVIVRQKHKASAYYPSSFPKQKYVDERDKAGGPRAFSEVPDKVPGEEPLDGGRQLQADILAAAQSLKSPHKAPPANGARDEQDPPREREEEEEKEEGSKKLVDEQPKPPPQNPGAEEVAGAQGAGGKETPGVPQDGSPAPSGV; from the exons ATGAG GTCCCTGTGCCCGATCCCGGGAATGATGGGGTGGGCgccgcggctgctgctgctggcgcTGCTGGCGGCGGCCCCGGCACACTCGGCAGCCCCCCGGCACCCCCCGGTGCTGCCGGACACGGGGGGCAGCGGGGACGGGGATGAGGCGTCGGCCACACCGCCCGCCCCGCCTGTGACTCCCCGGCTCGGCCCCACGGTGGGGGACATAGCCGGGACCACCGTGACCAACAGCTCGGCCCCGGGCGTGCTGGATGGGCTGGTGGACTTCTTCAAGGAGtacctgctgctggtggtggtggtgggctCGCTGTCCTTCGTGCTCCTCTTCATCATCTGCGCCGCCGTCATCGTGCGGCAGAAGCACAAGGCGTCCGCCTACTACCCCTCGTCCTTCCCCAAGCAGAAGTACGTGGATGAGCGTGACAAGGCGGGCGGCCCGCGGGCGTTCAGCGAGGTGCCCGACAAGGTGCCCGGGGAGGAGCCGCTGGACGGAGGCCGCCAGCTCCAGGCAGACATCCTGGCGGCCGCACAGAGCCTCAAATCCCCCCACAAGGCGCCCCCGGCCAACGGGGCCCGGGACGAGCAGGATCCCCCccgggagagggaggaggaggaggagaaagaggaaggaagcaAGAAGTTGGTGGATGAGCAACCCAAGCCCCCTCCCCAAAATCCAGGCGCAGAGGAAGTGGCGGGAGCGCAGGGAGCAGGGGGCAAGGAGACCCCTGGTGTGCCCCAGGACGGCTCCCCGGCTCCCTCCGGGGTCTAA
- the TMEM119 gene encoding transmembrane protein 119 isoform X1 — protein MMGWAPRLLLLALLAAAPAHSAAPRHPPVLPDTGGSGDGDEASATPPAPPVTPRLGPTVGDIAGTTVTNSSAPGVLDGLVDFFKEYLLLVVVVGSLSFVLLFIICAAVIVRQKHKASAYYPSSFPKQKYVDERDKAGGPRAFSEVPDKVPGEEPLDGGRQLQADILAAAQSLKSPHKAPPANGARDEQDPPREREEEEEKEEGSKKLVDEQPKPPPQNPGAEEVAGAQGAGGKETPGVPQDGSPAPSGV, from the coding sequence ATGATGGGGTGGGCgccgcggctgctgctgctggcgcTGCTGGCGGCGGCCCCGGCACACTCGGCAGCCCCCCGGCACCCCCCGGTGCTGCCGGACACGGGGGGCAGCGGGGACGGGGATGAGGCGTCGGCCACACCGCCCGCCCCGCCTGTGACTCCCCGGCTCGGCCCCACGGTGGGGGACATAGCCGGGACCACCGTGACCAACAGCTCGGCCCCGGGCGTGCTGGATGGGCTGGTGGACTTCTTCAAGGAGtacctgctgctggtggtggtggtgggctCGCTGTCCTTCGTGCTCCTCTTCATCATCTGCGCCGCCGTCATCGTGCGGCAGAAGCACAAGGCGTCCGCCTACTACCCCTCGTCCTTCCCCAAGCAGAAGTACGTGGATGAGCGTGACAAGGCGGGCGGCCCGCGGGCGTTCAGCGAGGTGCCCGACAAGGTGCCCGGGGAGGAGCCGCTGGACGGAGGCCGCCAGCTCCAGGCAGACATCCTGGCGGCCGCACAGAGCCTCAAATCCCCCCACAAGGCGCCCCCGGCCAACGGGGCCCGGGACGAGCAGGATCCCCCccgggagagggaggaggaggaggagaaagaggaaggaagcaAGAAGTTGGTGGATGAGCAACCCAAGCCCCCTCCCCAAAATCCAGGCGCAGAGGAAGTGGCGGGAGCGCAGGGAGCAGGGGGCAAGGAGACCCCTGGTGTGCCCCAGGACGGCTCCCCGGCTCCCTCCGGGGTCTAA